gttgggacttgatggtctttaaggtcccttccaacccaaaccagtctgtgattctatgaaatgtgcATGAAGGGTAAGATGACATTAGTGGGGTGCACAATCTTCCATAATCACCAACCAGCCTCCAAGCAGAAGACtgagttttcagctttttctcccGCCACCTCCAGTACCACAGTCACTCCCCTATAAACAATAAATCCCTTATTCCATCGTTGACTTCTCAAAGTGCAACAAATGaggctgctgtgttttcatCTAACTAGGTACAGAATTTGGAGACCTTCAATTCCTGTGTCAGTTCCAGCTCCTCAAAGGGCTGAAGAGCTGGGTATGTGCTGCTCCCCTCCTCTTGCCATCCTCACTAGCAGCTGGTTAGATGTGGATGTTACAATTTTTGGTCCTTCCAGGGCAGCAAATACTGCTATTTGTCATGACATGACAAGCCCAGCTTCTGGAGAGGAAAACCCATTAACTCAGTATAAAAGGCTGAGTTTGCACAGAAATAGCTGCAAGAAATTTGGAAAATACCCAAAAAACATGAGTGTTTTTGCTTCAAAAACGGGGGAAGAGTCAGGTAATTCATCCTCAAAATGGTTTGTGTCATTCTGAAGGAAACACATAAGAGAGAACTGAACCAGCTCTAAGTCAAACTCAAGACCTACCACCTGTACAAGTTTGGAATTAGTTTTCCTAAATTAAGCTCTTCTGGTCTCCATtaagcaaaaccagcatttgCATGAGATTTCCCTGAGATCATTACAGCTGACAAGGCAACAGCAACAAATTTCTCATTCAGACTGATGAGGTCAAAATGCAGACAGATCCTGAGagccagaaaagctgggaagttCCACTCAGTGAATAAAAAGGAGGTACTAAGAGTCAGCTCTAGCACAGGGGACACATCACTTATTTCTGAGAGACAATAAGCCAAGGAAGCCCCTTTGGAAGTCAGACCATGATAAGCAGAAGTCAACTTTTAATCTCGGTGTAATTAAGttaattttaagtgaaaaacaaCTgaggtaaaaaaccccaacccacaCACAAAATCCCCACCCACCACAGAATTCCAGGGTTTCCCAAATGCTGGTTTTGGaggcagttttatttaaataaaaggtaGCATGCTTTGTCACTACATTAAGGGAATTCTAACTTCCTTCCAAAAGTAGCTCAACATAAATCctagaaaacagtttttactACCAAAAATTGTTtataattttgattatttttactaTCTGAGGAAGTGCTATGTCTACATAAGTCTTATGGTGTATGGTTATTTCAATATGTGCACAATCACACTGCCTCTTACTAGTGTGCAGTCACTACTACCTCATATAATGCAAAAAATACACTTGGGTTCAGGTCACTACACTTCAGTGTCCACACCCAAAGAATATTTAGAGAACAAATCTCATTAAAGCAGCTAGGAAATACAAATGTAATGCACACGTTTATTTCAACTATTTCTTCCATCACTGAATCTGAATCTAGATAAAGTCTCAGATCTAAGACATTTTGATGTCACTCACTCCTCTCTCATCAACATCTGTCAGCAATTCTGCCCAGCAAAACAGAACTagagaaacacaaaaatcaattatggcaaaataaaaactgtagcAGACAAGAAGCAAACTTCATAGCATGCCACCCAAAGCAGAACCTGGTTGTTTGGCAGtgtctgctgcttcccaggtcCTTTTAAGCCTGGAAAGGCAACAAGAGAATCACAGATGCACTGACCAACTGGGACTATTTTCATTCTCCGGGGTCTTTTTGGACCTGGCACACAAAAGAAGCACACACTCTACAACTTTTTCATCATACATTAAAGGCAAAATAAGCTAGTAAAGCTTCCTATCCCATTAACACATGCCAATGATATTCCAACTCCACTATATTCCATGAGGTATCACTTCCAGCTCATAGAAGAGTGGTCAGTTCAAATTTAACAGCAGCTTTGAACTGGCTGCGTAAATATGATCATCTCCTGTCCATTCTCCACGTAAAATCATCACACTAACAAAAATTTCCTAGATATATGTGCTGGAAGACTGGGATGAAAACAACTGTCCCCAAACAGGGGACTCTGAAGTCACTTCCTTCTAAAAAGCCAGAAAAGCAGGAATCAAACTAAAgaatcaaagcagcagcaaggaagcaTGACTCCAGGTGGGCATCTGAACCAGCCTTGGACTCATTCCAAGAGCTAATTTACTCTCCACTCCCTTTGACAGGTTTAGTATGTTTAGCAAGATTACTTCCCTGTTGGGCCAGCAGCAACTGCTGGAAGACTTCCTTGCTTCACATTGCCACTCTACCCCAAGTGTCATCCAGGCTGTAGATAAACAGGTAGCACTAGAAGAGACAGTAGCTGCTCCTCTGAGAAATACTAATTGCCATGGTAGTTACAAAGGGCAGGCTCCCCCCACTGAGAAACAGCACCAGGTGTAACTTCTGATTCATGAAGCAACTTCAGTAAAACATCTGACCTGCCTGCAGATAGGATCTCTCAAATCTGAAGAGCTTGCAGTTAAATacaaatcctttttaaaaattcaaggtGTTTCTGGTGAAGGTCCATACATACCTGGCTTTGATGGTATTGATATTGAGGGCACATTTGGTAGTGGTACTGTCTCGGGACCACTTATTTCCAGCAAGTTTTTGTCTAGTTCTTCTTGTTCTAGCTCCTCTAGTTCTGCCATGAGTTCATCCtagtttttcaaaggaaaaaaaaaaaaaaaaaaaaagcagaaaggagaaactTTAAGTCATTTATTTAGCTGGACacattataaaagaaaataacttcagtgcataagagcagagcaaagtgagGTGATGAGGAGTCTGAGTGATCTTTTAGAGGGTGAGGAGGGTGGGGAAAGCAGTGTAAAGAGAGGAAGAAGTCTAAGTCCAAACATTCTCcaatctgagggctggagcagctctgctctggagacaggctgagagagttggggtgttcagcctggagaagagaaggctccagggagaacttagagcaccttccagggcctgaaggggctccaggaaagctggggaggggcttgggacaagggcagggagggagaggacaagggggaatggacTAACActgaagagggagatttaggtgagacatgaggggaaaattcttccctatgagggtggtgagaccctggcccaggctgcccagggaagctgtggctgccccatccctggcagtgttgaagggcaggttgcatggggcttggagcaacctgggctggtgggaggtgtccctgcccatgcaggggggttggaactagatgatctttaaggtccctttgaaCCCAAAATATTCTACAATTCTCAGCACAAAGTCAGggtcacagctgctgcaggacctggTAGGAACAGCCAGTAACAAGTTGTAGAGGAGTTTTTCTGTCCTATTCTAGACACCTGCAATCTGCAGACTGCTTAAGAAAGATCTTGCATgagtcagcatccctggaggtatttaaaatacatgtagaCATGAACCTCATGGACACGGTTCAGTTGTGGACTTGGACGTGTTAGGTCAACAGTTGGACAGGATCATCTTAGGGGTCTTTtcctaaatgattctatgatttcatgagcagaggaaaatttaaaaacataccTCATCAAATTCTTCCCCAAAACCTACTGGCTTTGAGATGGCTGTTGAAATctcatctgccagctcctgctgttcTGCAATGTCCTGCATTAATTCATCTACTTTATCAATATCCctgtaaaagaaaggaaaaggttcAATATAATCAGGCACTTTCCCAATCAGTGCTTACAACTgtatttcttgttctttgtaGAAATGCCACACCATGGTGACACTTTGTAAGGTCCTTTCCCAAAACACATTTTGCATGCAAGTCTGGATTTTATCCCCCTGGTCTCAACAAAATTATGCTTGTATTTACTTTTCCCTAAAAGCATAGCTCACTGCAGTTAGAGACTTCATATGAAGAGGTTTTGTTCTGCATTACAggtattaataataatttgctCTGTTCCCTGATCCAGCATTATTAGGTCTCCAATATTTGCTTTTGGAGTAAGCATAACATTCCCATAATGCAGTTTGCCTTTAATTATTGGTTCATACACAAATTCTGCTGCACAGAAAGAAGATTAAGTCTCTCCTTAAGGCTTAAAATTTTTGCTGCTACCTGGTGGAACTGTAACTGGTGCAGCCTCCCATTTGCTCCACACTCCACTGGTGCCACCCTTCTTTTGGAAGGGTTTGTGCCATATAAAACGGTGGGAAAGCATTGATAGTTACACATTTTGTTCAATATGAAAGTGTATTTAACTTACAGCCTTTTAAAAGAAGACTGTGCTACTCTAGCTCTACCTTTGGCTGTGAAACACCAAGCAGATCAAACTAAAGGTGTTATGGAAAGATGCAGAAGGGAACAACTCACATGTTGTCGTGCGCAGCTTTCATCGCTTTAGCAGCGAATCCCATGTTCTTAAGCACTTCAGTGTTAGTGTTGGCATTCTCAAGGGCTTCCCTCTGAAATTCAATGGTTGACAACGTGCCATCGATCTGTGCAAGCTGCTTCTCGTACCTCTTCTTACGCTTTAGGgcctgaagagcagctgaacaACACAGAGCAGGATTTGTGAGATTTGTGCCCAAAACCGCCATCCACGTTTCGCGCCAAATGCCACTCAGCACAGAGCAACATTCAGCACGTTCTACTCTTTGTTGTCCACTTTTCTTCCTAGATAAACTAAGTTGCCCGACCCTAGTGCTTGCCCCCTTCAATAGAATTGTTTCAAGGCGGCCAGACGCCTGCTGTCCATGCCCTGCCACAGGAAGGATGCAAGCCAAGAAGCAACTCAAGGATCAAACAGTCCAGTCACTCATGACACACCACATCCCAGAGACTGTGCTACAACAAACAGAAGGCTCCAATATGCAAGCTGATCCACTTGAAAGCATCTTTGTTCACCACTACCCCCAGTACATGAAGGCACAGTTGTTGGTGTAGCTCCAGATGAGGTTatgatgctgctgcagggtcCCCACCAGCCAGCTGAACTccctggagaagcagctcaTTCAAATACAAAGCAAGACAAATGCTTCTTCAGCTTTGCTACTTCATGCTGTGAAATCCACATTATTTGTACatgtacagaaatatttataaagaaacaaactttGTGCATGTTTCATAGTACTCCTACCACGAGGCACTGTCCACACAACAGTCTCTACTGACAGACATCAGAAGAGAGATGCCACCACTCAAATTGGTTTGAGAAGCTTGGTGCTCATAAGCACTTGTCCAGTGCTGCTCACTGCATGAGGAGCCCACCCGTGACAGCACCAACACAGAGCACCTGGATCACTCCAAGCAGGAGGACTGGTCCAACTTGCTGCTCAGCTAAGCTTCTCCAGCTGTTCTGCACCCTCAGCTCCACCCCACCCAGACAGGAGTGCATCCAGCTGTTGCCAACAGCCTCTTCCTGAGACACCAGCAAAGACAACAGACCAGAGCACATTCCCTCCCGAGGCACTGACAGTGAATACAAACTAGATTTCTAGACATGTAATCTTGCCTGAACGTGGCTAAAAGTTCTGGTaggagctgcagggtgggcAAAACCTCCCAAGCAGTGAGCGTGGCTGGCTGACAAAGGTGAGGGGGTATCCCACAGAGTAAAACAGGAGCAGGGCATCCCTTCTTGGCAGTTCCCCTACTGATAGGAACAGACTTGTGCACTGTGTGACAGTCACAACACATCAGTCATGTGTACCAGGAAtggcagaaaataaagactttaAATCTTTACATATCTAAAAGACATTAATTCAAACCTTTGTGGATTTTTGGAGGGGAGCAGAAAACAAGGAGTGGGAAATCCTGACAGCAGACAGCTTCCCTTATCTCCCTGCTAGAGAGGTGATAACTTGGTGACATGATGAGTATGTTCCTGCAACACAGGCAAAATAGCTCCTCTCCTAAAAGCAGATGAAGCCTGCAGGCACCCAGCACATTTTGTCAGATGCCATCTTGAAAAGCTTGGCAGTCCTTCAAGATAACATCCTGGTATCCAGAAGCCCCAACACACCTTCACTTCTACAACTGGTCACAAACATGCTGTACTTGATTGCTTTCAAATTACACTAACGTGTTGGAGAATAAAAAAGCACTTTGTGAGGGTACAGCTAAGGTTACCAAGCACGCCAAAAAGCAAAGGTTGATTTAGTGGAAATGATCAAACCCACAAAAGCACAGGTCACCTCGACTGTTCCAACACAAGCCAAAGATCCAACACAAGCCAAAGATCCAACACAAGCCAAAGATCCAACACAAGCCCCTGCACTGACTTTCAGTCCAACAACCAGTAAATCTCCCCACTATTTTGGGGCCAGTTCAACATCCATCCTCATTTGACAGGACTGGGAACAGGGCTGGGTTATCATGGAACACAAAGAACAACATTTGCTCTGCAGAATAAAACATCATCTGAAACATTCCAGCTTTATGCTGGATCATAAAGGGATGAGGAACACGTTGCCAGTATAGTTAGTCTGGATAATTTTGTGCTAATGGTTTAATGAAGGATAAAGTCTTCttactcagaaaaataaaacagttaatGGGCTGAGTTTATACAGCAACAGATGCTGGGGAAATGTCAGTGGTATGACAATTTTTATTGGGGATTTTCTGCATCATGGGGAATTATTGGCAAACCCACAGATTTTATAACCATAACACAAGCCCAAGTGAAGCACTACAATGTATGTCCAGTTAAGCCCACTCTTGTTCTCTCTCAGAATAGCCACAGTTTATCTACATTTCATGCTTACATATGTTTAAAACAAGCTGCTCAGGATCATTGTAGAagaggctggatggggctctgagcaacctggtctagcgggaggtgtccctgcagagggttggatctagaccatctctaaggtcccttccaacccaaaccatttgatgatgatgatgaagttGTGATCAGGAGTGTTTATGGGGACTGCTGGGTAAGCCTACCCCTCCTGTTCCCACACGCACCAGTTCGTTGTACCAGAACTGCACTCCTCAGCCTTCACTCTGCTTTATAAATCCTTTCCTTGATTCATTTCTCACTTGTATCTACAGATCAAGGCTCTTGCTCTTACAAAAGCATGGGACACAATTTTCTAGCTTGCAGAACTGAGCCAGGGATGTCCTCACAAGACCCTGAGGATGGCACACATCTCCCCCCAGTGCTGCTACCTGCCAAGTTCCTGCTGAACCTCCTGGAGCTCCTGGTGGTCTCTCAGCCAAGGACAAACCACACTCACATTCTGTTACAGCTAAAGCCTGGCACACAGATCCCTGCCTAGGAATGGGATTAGTTTGGTTTGAATCTTGCCTTGTTTCCAGTGAAAATTTAAAATGGATTTGTGGTATTTTCTAGAAACATTTCCAGCTTCTTCAGGCCAAGAGTGACAAGGGAagatatatgtatttttttcccctctctccagTTAAGGCCAAAGCAAGGACAAAGCTCCCCACAGCCACAGTGCCCACCTGTACCTACCTGAAGACTGACTGGTAAAAATGCCCATTTCAGTAGCCTAAAAGGAATAAGGACAGACACACAGCCCCAGCAATAAGCACAAGGCCACCCATAAAGCTTCTGTGCCTGGTCAATTCAGCATAAATATTTAGCACTGGTCAATTAAAGTGATAAATGAGCCactgcaatgaaaaaaatcttacacACGAGACTGCAATTTTTTGCAGCCAAAAGCACTGAGGAATGTAGAGCAAGGTATTCAGTGCCCTAAATTAGATTATCACAACTTCctgcaaatttattttcatctgtgtCTCcttgtttaacttttttttttttttcatgtaaagcCCTTGTTTATAAACAGAAGATTTTAttaagctgaaaacaaaagtacCCAAGTTAATTTAGGTCGCTCGCATTCATTTCACCCTGCAAGTTTTAGCAATTCATTTCCTATATCCCTCTCCCCACAGAGGAGGATTTGCACTTTATGTTCAGGATTCTCCCTGTTGCAATTGTCCcttccacagctgctgtgtCTGGATGCAAACCCAGCTTGGAGCAGCTGTGTGTCCCATCATTGCTCTGCATctcatttcacttttttccaAGATACATGCTTAAAATCATGTTTGCTTGTTTAGATCATTGCAGTTAAGTTGATTCTCTCAGGATcaatttctgaattttcaagtatttctgGAGGAGCTTACCACACCAATACCCACAGCTCAGAGGTCACAAAGCATTTCTAGAATAAAGGTCCCTTAAGAGGCAAAACCAAGTCACACTGGTCTCTGCACAGAGCCAAAGGGTTTACCCCAGAGGGcagaggaaagggggaaaagccACAAACTTCTGCTTGAAATGCAGGACCAGGGACGGGTCTGCAAATTTTCCGTATGTTGCTGTTATACTTCAAATACTTTAGGGAGTGATGGGATCTGGCAGAGGTACAGAtctaaggggggggggggatgctgCTCTGATCTACAGCTGCTTCATCTCTACTCTCCTACTTACACACTGATTTCTGAAAACTGATGAGCagttctgatatttttttccagcacaacAGTCTTTACCATCTGCATAAACACCTACTGAAATCTCATGTAGTGCCAGAGTAAGACATTTGTATTaagttttcactgaaatcaaAGCCATAAATACTTAATCTGTAGGGAATGACATTGgctgtttctcaaaaaaaaaataatcagtttccAGAATTTGAAACAAGtaagaaaaagagacaggagTCTAGAAATATGTCCTCTAGAATCACATTATTTATACAGATGCAATAAACAGTATCTGTTTAAAGTCAAAGTGCATCATGGCCCATCTTTGCTCTTCACGAAGACTATCACATAAGGCAGCAGTGGAAGATGCAGTCCTCAGGACCCACACCCCTTATTACACCTGTGCTGCTTCCAAGATACTAATTGCATAGGCAGGCAATGTGATTTAATACCCAGCTTTAATTGCTGTGGAACTGCTTCAGCAGAACCTGTATCCATAAATTCAGTTTCAAGCATTTATTCTCTAATGTGCCCAGACAGACTTCGCTCACAAACCAGAACTTGTTGCTGGAGAGATCATCAGCACATTTTTCTAGAACACAGCTGATCTAAGTTTTCCAACAGTGTGACAACTTGGCTTATCTTAGCAAGCAGCTATAGGGGATTACAGGATTGCTGGACCAGACTCTCACAACAGCTTCTACAAATtagagggtaggaaggcactggaacaggttgccctgggaagttgtggctgccccatccctggaagtgttcaagggcaggttggatgaggcttgtgcaacctgatctagtgggaggtgtccctgctaatggcagggagattggaacttgatgatctttaaggtctctttcaaccttaaccattccatgattctataaagTGCCTGATAC
This sequence is a window from Apus apus isolate bApuApu2 chromosome 15, bApuApu2.pri.cur, whole genome shotgun sequence. Protein-coding genes within it:
- the CHMP4B gene encoding charged multivesicular body protein 4b, which produces MSGLLGKLFGTGAGGKGAGKGPSPQEAIQRLRDTEEMLSKKQEFLEKKIEQELAAARKHGTKNKRAALQALKRKKRYEKQLAQIDGTLSTIEFQREALENANTNTEVLKNMGFAAKAMKAAHDNMDIDKVDELMQDIAEQQELADEISTAISKPVGFGEEFDEDELMAELEELEQEELDKNLLEISGPETVPLPNVPSISIPSKPAKKKEEEEDDDMKELEAWAGTM